One part of the Arabidopsis thaliana chromosome 4, partial sequence genome encodes these proteins:
- the STP7 gene encoding sugar transporter protein 7, whose product MAGGSFGPTGVAKERAEQYQGKVTSYVIIACLVAAIGGSIFGYDIGISGGVTSMDEFLEEFFHTVYEKKKQAHESNYCKYDNQGLAAFTSSLYLAGLVSTLVASPITRNYGRRASIVCGGISFLIGSGLNAGAVNLAMLLAGRIMLGVGIGFGNQAVPLYLSEVAPTHLRGGLNMMFQLATTIGIFTANMVNYGTQQLKPWGWRLSLGLAAFPALLMTLGGYFLPETPNSLVERGLTERGRRVLVKLRGTENVNAELQDMVDASELANSIKHPFRNILQKRHRPQLVMAICMPMFQILTGINSILFYAPVLFQTMGFGGNASLYSSALTGAVLVLSTFISIGLVDRLGRRALLITGGIQMIICQVIVAVILGVKFGDNQELSKGYSVIVVIFICLFVVAFGWSWGPLGWTIPSEIFPLETRSAGQSITVAVNLLFTFIIAQAFLGLLCAFKFGIFLFFAGWVTVMTIFVYFLLPETKGVPIEEMTLLWSKHWFWKKVLPDATNLEDESKNVSV is encoded by the exons atggcaGGAGGGTCGTTTGGTCCGACCGGTGTGGCTAAGGAGAGAGCAGAACAATACCAAGGGAAAGTCACTAGTTATGTTATAATCGCTTGCCTTGTTGCAGCTATTGGTGGATCCATCTTTGGATATGACATTGGAATCTCAg GAGGAGTTACATCGATGGATGAGTTTCTTGAGGAGTTTTTCCACACGGtttatgagaagaagaagcaagctCATGAAAGTAATTACTGCAAATATGATAATCAAGGCTTAGCTGCTTTCACTTCTTCACTCTACTTAGCTGGTTTGGTTTCGACTCTCGTGGCTTCACCCATCACTAGGAACTACGGTAGGCGTGCGAGTATTGTTTGTGGTGGAATCAGCTTTCTTATTGGATCTGGTTTGAATGCTGGAGCTGTGAACTTAGCTATGCTTCTTGCCGGACGGATCATGCTTGGTGTTGGTATTGGATTTGGAAATCAG GCGGTTCCTTTGTATTTATCAGAAGTGGCACCAACTCATCTACGAGGTGGTTTAAACATGATGTTTCAGCTAGCTACAACTATCGGGATCTTTACAGCGAACATGGTTAATTACGGTACTCAACAGCTTAAGCCTTGGGGATGGAGACTCTCTCTTGGTTTAGCTGCTTTTCCAGCTCTGCTTATGACGCTTGGCGGGTATTTCTTACCCGAGACACCAAACAGTTTGGTCGAAAGAGGATTAACAGAGAGAGGTCGACGAGTCTTAGTGAAGCTAAGAGGAACAGAAAACGTCAACGCCGAGCTTCAAGACATGGTAGATGCGAGTGAGCTTGCGAATTCCATCAAACATCCATTCAGAAACATCTTGCAGAAACGACACAGGCCTCAGCTAGTTATGGCTATTTGCATGCCAATGTTTCAGATACTCACAGGGATAAACTCCATTCTCTTCTACGCACCTGTTCTGTTCCAGACAATGGGGTTTGGAGGAAACGCATCTCTCTATTCATCAGCTTTAACAGGAGCTGTTCTTGTCCTATCAACATTTATTTCCATAGGATTAGTAGACAGATTGGGACGAAGAGCTCTTCTCATAACTGGAGGAATACAAATGATAATCTGTCAAGTCATAGTAGCAGTGATCTTAGGAGTGAAATTTGGAGACAACCAAGAGCTATCAAAAGGGTACTCAGTGATCGTAGTCATCTTCATCTGCCTCTTTGTTGTAGCGTTCGGATGGTCATGGGGTCCTCTAGGTTGGACCATACCTAGCGAAATCTTTCCGTTAGAGACTCGTTCAGCGGGGCAGAGTATCACAGTAGCTGTAAATCTCCTCTTCACTTTCATCATAGCTCAAGCTTTCCTTGGTCTCCTCTGTGCATTCAAGTTTGgaatcttcctcttctttgctGGTTGGGTGACAGTAATGACTATCTTTGTGTATTTCCTGTTGCCTGAAACCAAAGGAGTTCCAATAGAAGAGATGACACTCTTATGGAGTAAACATTGGTTCTGGAAAAAAGTATTACCTGATGCAACAAATCTTGAAGATGAGAGCAAGAATGTATCTGTTTAA
- the PRL gene encoding Minichromosome maintenance (MCM2/3/5) family protein (PROLIFERA (PRL); FUNCTIONS IN: protein binding, DNA-dependent ATPase activity, DNA binding, ATP binding; INVOLVED IN: sugar mediated signaling pathway, cell proliferation, DNA-dependent DNA replication initiation, DNA unwinding involved in replication; LOCATED IN: nuclear chromatin, nucleus, cytoplasm; EXPRESSED IN: 25 plant structures; EXPRESSED DURING: 16 growth stages; CONTAINS InterPro DOMAIN/s: Nucleic acid-binding, OB-fold-like (InterPro:IPR016027), Nucleic acid-binding, OB-fold (InterPro:IPR012340), ATPase, AAA+ type, core (InterPro:IPR003593), DNA-dependent ATPase MCM (InterPro:IPR001208), DNA-dependent ATPase MCM, conserved site (InterPro:IPR018525), MCM protein 7 (InterPro:IPR008050); BEST Arabidopsis thaliana protein match is: minichromosome maintenance (MCM2/3/5) family protein (TAIR:AT5G44635.1); Has 4609 Blast hits to 4442 proteins in 796 species: Archae - 407; Bacteria - 660; Metazoa - 1239; Fungi - 945; Plants - 433; Viruses - 2; Other Eukaryotes - 923 (source: NCBI BLink).), with protein sequence MKDHDFDGDKGLAKGFLENFADANGRSKYMEILQEVSNRKIRAIQVDLDDLFNYKDESEEFLGRLTENTRRYVSIFSAAVDELLPEPTEAFPDDDHDILMTQRADDGTDNPDVSDPHQQIPSEIKRYYEVYFKAPSKGRPSTIREVKASHIGQLVRISGIVTRCSDVKPLMAVAVYTCEDCGHEIYQEVTSRVFMPLFKCPSSRCRLNSKAGNPILQLRASKFLKFQEAKMQELAEHVPKGHIPRSMTVHLRGELTRKVSPGDVVEFSGIFLPIPYTGFKALRAGLVADTYLEATSVTHFKKKYEEYEFQKDEEEQIARLAEDGDIYNKLSRSLAPEIYGHEDIKKALLLLLVGAPHRQLKDGMKIRGDVHICLMGDPGVAKSQLLKHIINVAPRGVYTTGKGSSGVGLTAAVMRDQVTNEMVLEGGALVLADMGICAIDEFDKMDESDRTAIHEVMEQQTVSIAKAGITTSLNARTAVLAAANPAWGRYDLRRTPAENINLPPALLSRFDLLWLILDRADMDSDLELAKHVLHVHQTEESPALGFEPLEPNILRAYISAARRLSPYVPAELEEYIATAYSSIRQEEAKSNTPHSYTTVRTLLSILRISAALARLRFSESVAQSDVDEALRLMQMSKISLYADDRQKAGLDAISDTYSIIRDEAARSKKTHVSYANALNWISRKGYSEAQLKECLEEYAALNVWQIDPHTFDIRFI encoded by the exons ATGAAAGACCACGATTTCGACGGCGACAAAG GGCTTGCCAAGGGATTTCTCGAGAATTTCGCCGACGCTAATGGCAGATCTAAGTACATGGAGATTCTC CAAGAGGTTTCAAATCGTAAGATTCGAGCTATTCAAGTCGATCTCGATGACTTATTcaat TATAAAGATGAAAGTGAGGAGTTTCTCGGACGGTTGACGGAAAACACTCGCCGATATGTTTCAATTTTCTCCGCCGCTGTTGACGAGTTGTTACCCGAACCAACGGAAGCGTTTCcagatgatgatcatgatatTCTCATGACTCAGAGAGCAGATGATGGGACTGATAATCCAGATGTTTCTGATCCTCATCAGCAGATTCCTTCTGAGATTAAAAGATATTA TGAGGTTTATTTTAAAGCTCCTTCAAAGGGAAGGCCATCTACCATCAGGGAGGTTAAGGCTTCACACATTGGGCAACTTGTTAGGATATCTGGTATTGTGACCCGTTGTTCCGATGTCAAGCCATTGATGGCGGTTGCTGTTTACACATGTGAAGATTGTGGTCATGAGATTTACCAG GAAGTTACATCTAGAGTCTTCATGCCTTTGTTTAAGTGTCCTTCTAGTCGCTGTCGTCTTAATAGTAAAGCCGGGAATCCTATTCTTCAGCTCAGAGCATCAAAGTTTCTAAAGTTTCAGGAG GCCAAGATGCAAGAGTTGGCTGAACATGTTCCCAAAGGGCATATTCCGAGGTCTATGACTGTTCATCTAAGAGGAGAGTTGACAAGAAAG GTATCACCAGGTGATGTTGTTGAGTTCTCAGGGATTTTTCTTCCCATTCCTTACACTGGGTTTAAGGCACTTCGAGCTGGCTTAGTAGCAGACACCTATCTGGAAGCAACGTCTGTTACTCATTTCAAGAAGAAATATGAGGA ATATGAGTTTCAGAAAGATGAGGAAGAACAGATTGCACGTTTGGCTGAGGATGGTGACATATACAATAAGCTGTCGCGATCCCTGGCCCCTGAGATTTATGGACATGAAGATATTAAGAAAGCtttgcttctccttcttgTGGGTGCTCCTCACAGGCAATTAAAGGATGGAATGAAG ATTAGAGGAGATGTGCATATCTGTCTGATGGGTGATCCTGGAGTTGCCAAGAGTCAGCTTCTCAAGCACATTATAAATGTTGCTCCAAGGGGAGTCTACACAACAGGCAAAGGTAGCAGTGGAGTTGGTCTAACTGCCGCTGTTATGAGAGATCAAGTAACAAATGAGATGGTTTTAGAAGGAGGAGCACTG GTGCTGGCTGACATGGGAATCTGTGCAATTGATGAGTTTGATAAGATGGATGAATCAGATCGTACTGCTATTCATGAGGTCATGGAGCAGCAAACTGTAAGCATTGCAAAAGCTGGGATTACCACGTCTTTGAATGCTCGAACAGCTGTTCTTGCTGCAGCCAATCCAGCCTG GGGAAGATATGATTTGCGAAGAACTCCAGCTGAAAACATTAATCTTCCACCGGCCCTTCTTTCAAGATTCGATCTGCTGTGGTTGATCTTAGATCGAGCTGACATGGACAGTGACCTTGAATTGGCAAAGCATGTGCTTCACGTACATCAGACAGAAGAATCTCCTGCGCTTGGTTTCGAGCCTCTGGAACCCAACATTCTCCG TGCATACATTTCAGCTGCAAGGAGATTATCACCATACGTCCCAGCAGAGTTGGAGGAATATATAGCAACTGCTTATTCCAGCATCAGGCAAGAAGAAGCGAAATCAAATACTCCTCATTCTTACACAACAGTGAGGACACTGCTCAGCATTCTGCGCATATCCGCT GCATTAGCAAGGTTGAGATTTTCAGAATCAGTGGCACAGAGTGATGTGGATGAGGCGCTTAGACTAATGCAGATGTCGAAAATATCATTGTATGCTGATGACCGACAAAAAGCAGGACTAGATGCAATATCAGACACATACTCAATCATAAGAGACGAAGCTGCAAGATCAAAAAAGACCCATGTGAGCTACGCAAATGCCCTGAACTGGATCTCCAGAAAG GGATACAGTGAGGCTCAGCTAAAGGAGTGTTTGGAGGAATATGCAGCTTTGAATGTTTGGCAGATTGATCCTCACACCTTTGACATCCGTTTTATCTGA